The following are encoded together in the Thermosipho japonicus genome:
- a CDS encoding transglycosylase SLT domain-containing protein: MKKHFLIFLLIILTISTFALPGKWFRDMIKYYREAYDLPSDEDLIQDIEDAILDASKETGIDPLLITSIIVVETEFRNVIGMHGELGMMQIKPETAEFVANLYKIQTPQEGWNRILWDFKLNIKIGSYYLKYLYDKFHNITDAVKHYNGGTYKEQYAQKILAKYKEMLKVASVNERNS; the protein is encoded by the coding sequence ATGAAAAAACATTTTCTTATCTTTTTACTAATAATCCTGACAATTTCAACATTTGCTCTACCTGGAAAATGGTTTAGAGATATGATAAAGTACTATAGAGAAGCATATGATCTCCCAAGCGATGAGGATTTAATTCAAGATATTGAAGATGCAATTTTAGATGCTTCCAAAGAAACAGGAATAGATCCACTTTTAATAACTTCAATAATAGTTGTGGAAACTGAGTTTAGAAATGTAATTGGAATGCATGGCGAACTTGGAATGATGCAAATAAAACCGGAAACTGCAGAATTTGTAGCAAATTTATATAAAATTCAAACTCCACAAGAAGGTTGGAATAGAATATTGTGGGATTTTAAACTAAATATAAAAATTGGTAGTTACTATCTAAAATATTTGTACGACAAATTCCATAATATAACTGATGCAGTAAAACACTATAATGGAGGAACATATAAAGAGCAATATGCACAGAAAATCCTTGCAAAGTACAAAGAAATGTTAAAGGTGGCAAGTGTCAATGAAAGAAATTCTTAA
- a CDS encoding ABC transporter ATP-binding protein, which translates to MKEILKVIDLNFSYGNFGIRNLNLKIKGGQFVGIIGPNGAGKSTTLNLIAGLLKPYSGKILLYDKDIRKLSRKYIASKISFVRQEFNPTFEFKVKDIIEMGALHKKTSFFNTFEDSTKIKECLSMVELSGYEDRYFSTLSGGEQRRVLIARSIYQETPVIIVDELTAHLDISHAIQIVEILKKLTLNGKTVLSAFHNINVASKYCDYIYALKDGKVVFEGVPSKVINKENIKKLYEKEFYIINHPVHNYPVVTF; encoded by the coding sequence ATGAAAGAAATTCTTAAAGTAATAGATTTAAATTTTTCATACGGAAATTTTGGAATTAGAAATTTGAATTTAAAAATAAAAGGGGGGCAATTTGTAGGGATAATTGGTCCAAATGGTGCTGGAAAATCAACAACCCTCAATCTTATAGCTGGTTTGTTAAAACCATATTCTGGAAAAATATTACTTTATGATAAGGATATTAGAAAACTTTCAAGAAAGTATATTGCGTCAAAAATTTCCTTTGTTCGTCAGGAATTTAACCCTACATTTGAATTTAAAGTAAAAGATATAATTGAAATGGGAGCACTACACAAGAAAACTAGCTTTTTTAATACCTTCGAAGATTCAACAAAAATAAAAGAATGTCTTTCAATGGTAGAACTCTCAGGTTATGAAGATAGATACTTTTCCACATTAAGTGGCGGAGAGCAGAGAAGAGTTCTAATAGCAAGGAGTATTTATCAAGAAACCCCTGTAATAATTGTTGATGAGCTAACGGCCCATTTAGATATCTCACATGCAATTCAAATAGTTGAAATATTAAAAAAACTTACTTTAAATGGAAAAACTGTACTATCAGCTTTCCACAACATCAATGTTGCCTCAAAATATTGTGACTATATATATGCATTAAAAGACGGAAAAGTTGTCTTTGAAGGTGTGCCTTCAAAAGTTATAAATAAAGAAAACATTAAAAAGCTCTATGAAAAGGAATTCTATATTATTAATCATCCTGTACATAATTATCCCGTGGTTACTTTTTAA